Proteins from a genomic interval of Stenotrophomonas maltophilia:
- a CDS encoding bifunctional (p)ppGpp synthetase/guanosine-3',5'-bis(diphosphate) 3'-pyrophosphohydrolase yields the protein MNRASVPGLDALLNRPSAAVLPAPLRQALREHWEAPDCDHQMRASWSVLGDTLDALSMLSADEGAVVAALLFDLPGLRASLDQLPLGNHKAAVIGLLDGQDAADPVWALHAGREAGRNSEGLRRLLLAIIRDLRVVPILLARQLAKMRAADKLDDEQRRALAQLTRDIHAPLANRLGIWQLKWELEDLAFRHLEPETYRRIAREVDETRVARERYVQNVKKQLSRELAAQGIHAEVSGRPKHIYSIWRKMQKKRLAFDQLYDIRAVRVMVDDVAACYAALGVVHALWAPVPSEFDDYIARPKANDYRSLHTAVVGPEGRTIEVQIRTHEMHSQAELGVAAHWKYKEGGKGAEKSFDRKITWMRQLLEQAQDGQGNELAGALDAELTEDRVYALSPKDEVLDLPQGATPLDFAYQVHTMVGHRCRGAKVNGRIVPLTYRLRSGDRVEILTGKEADPRRDWLMPALGFLASNRSREKVRSWFHKLDRARNVQAGRELLERELKRLGLQHSDLVVAAKKFHADSVDDLYIQVALGDTGPNQVSRTLLEAERAASQPAPAPTLPRPTARRENLGKSKFTVQGVGNLLVQLARCCQPVAGEPIVGYLTRSRGVTVHRADCAALARLAATSPQRILPVEWGQAGGGYEVDVVVDAVDRRWLLKDITNLIAQEDAYVLDIHSDNVRNSGRAHLRLRLKVSDYDQLSNLLGKLDALPGVSEARRLG from the coding sequence GTGAACCGCGCTTCTGTCCCCGGCCTGGATGCCTTGTTGAACCGTCCCTCCGCAGCGGTGCTGCCCGCTCCGCTGCGCCAGGCCCTGCGCGAGCACTGGGAAGCACCGGACTGCGACCACCAGATGCGCGCCAGCTGGTCGGTGCTGGGCGATACCCTCGATGCGTTGTCGATGCTCTCGGCCGACGAAGGCGCGGTGGTCGCCGCGCTGTTGTTCGACCTTCCCGGCCTGCGCGCCAGCCTGGACCAGCTGCCGCTGGGCAACCACAAGGCGGCGGTGATCGGCCTGCTCGACGGCCAGGACGCCGCCGATCCGGTCTGGGCGCTGCATGCTGGCCGGGAGGCCGGGCGCAACAGCGAGGGCCTGCGCCGCCTGCTGCTGGCGATCATCCGCGACCTGCGCGTGGTGCCGATCCTGCTGGCCCGGCAGCTTGCGAAAATGCGCGCTGCCGACAAGCTGGACGACGAACAGCGCCGGGCGCTGGCACAGCTGACCCGCGACATCCACGCGCCGCTGGCCAACCGGTTGGGCATCTGGCAGCTGAAGTGGGAGCTGGAGGATCTGGCGTTCCGCCACCTGGAGCCGGAAACCTATCGCCGCATCGCGCGTGAAGTGGACGAAACCCGCGTGGCGCGCGAGCGTTACGTGCAGAACGTGAAGAAGCAGCTGTCGCGCGAGCTGGCCGCACAGGGCATCCATGCCGAAGTAAGTGGCCGCCCCAAGCACATCTACAGCATCTGGCGGAAGATGCAGAAGAAGCGGCTGGCGTTCGACCAGCTGTACGACATCCGCGCGGTGCGGGTGATGGTCGACGACGTGGCCGCCTGCTACGCCGCGCTGGGTGTGGTACATGCGCTGTGGGCGCCGGTGCCGAGCGAGTTCGACGATTACATCGCACGCCCGAAGGCCAACGACTACCGTTCGCTGCACACCGCCGTGGTCGGCCCGGAAGGGCGCACGATCGAAGTGCAGATCCGCACCCACGAGATGCATTCGCAGGCCGAGCTGGGCGTGGCCGCGCACTGGAAGTACAAGGAAGGCGGCAAGGGCGCGGAAAAGTCGTTCGATCGCAAGATCACCTGGATGCGCCAGCTGCTGGAGCAGGCACAGGACGGGCAGGGCAATGAGCTGGCCGGCGCACTCGACGCCGAGCTGACCGAGGACCGGGTCTATGCGCTCAGCCCGAAGGACGAGGTGCTGGACCTGCCACAGGGAGCCACGCCGCTTGATTTCGCCTACCAGGTACACACGATGGTGGGCCACCGCTGCCGTGGCGCCAAGGTCAATGGCCGCATCGTGCCGCTGACCTATCGCCTGCGCAGCGGCGATCGCGTCGAGATCCTCACCGGCAAGGAAGCCGACCCCCGCCGCGACTGGCTGATGCCGGCGCTGGGCTTCCTGGCCAGCAACCGCTCGCGCGAAAAGGTGCGCAGCTGGTTCCACAAGCTGGACCGCGCGCGCAACGTGCAGGCCGGGCGCGAACTGCTCGAGCGCGAGCTGAAGCGCCTGGGCCTGCAGCATTCGGATCTGGTGGTGGCGGCGAAGAAGTTCCACGCCGACAGCGTTGATGACCTCTACATCCAGGTGGCGCTGGGCGATACCGGCCCGAACCAGGTCAGCCGAACCCTGCTGGAAGCAGAACGCGCGGCCAGCCAGCCGGCCCCTGCGCCGACGCTTCCGCGCCCGACCGCCCGCCGCGAGAACCTGGGCAAGTCCAAGTTCACGGTGCAGGGCGTGGGCAACCTACTGGTGCAGCTGGCGCGCTGCTGCCAGCCGGTGGCCGGCGAACCGATCGTCGGCTACCTCACCCGTAGCCGCGGTGTCACCGTGCACCGGGCAGACTGTGCCGCGCTGGCCCGGCTGGCGGCCACCAGCCCGCAGCGCATCCTGCCGGTGGAATGGGGCCAGGCCGGGGGCGGCTACGAGGTGGACGTGGTGGTCGATGCGGTCGACCGACGCTGGCTGCTGAAGGACATCACCAACCTGATCGCCCAGGAAGACGCCTACGTGCTGGACATCCACAGTGACAACGTGCGCAACAGTGGCCGTGCCCATCTGCGCCTGCGGCTGAAGGTCAGCGACTACGACCAGCTGTCGAACCTGCTGGGCAAGCTGGACGCGCTGCCGGGCGTGAGCGAGGCACGTCGCCTCGGCTGA
- a CDS encoding SDR family oxidoreductase, with the protein MTVLVSGATSQIGRFLLPRLVQAHGRVQAVSRRPQPAQDGVHWLCGDLAAALDSVPSPEWQAIASFGPLEALAQWLSRQTAAPARQVIATSSMSVLSKQHSEQADEQDVVAMLQRGEAGLIAQAERLGMGWTILRPTLIYGAGIDRSITPIVQRALRLRLFPIPLVGGLRQPVHADDIARTVVACIATGAASARVLEIGGGERLPYHAMFRRVHASLAQPTLALPLPGGALRGLAAVLPRARGPVSRLQQDLIADNGPLQALLGVHPRPFQPDADTWRPMSAAQALQRIAAHPGNG; encoded by the coding sequence ATGACCGTCCTCGTTTCCGGAGCCACCAGCCAGATCGGCCGGTTCCTGCTGCCGCGCCTGGTGCAGGCGCATGGGCGTGTACAGGCGGTGAGCCGGCGACCGCAACCGGCACAGGACGGCGTGCATTGGCTGTGTGGGGATCTGGCGGCTGCGCTGGACAGCGTGCCGTCTCCGGAGTGGCAGGCCATTGCCAGCTTTGGCCCCCTTGAAGCATTGGCACAATGGTTGTCGCGGCAGACGGCGGCCCCGGCGCGGCAGGTCATCGCCACCAGTTCGATGAGCGTGCTGAGCAAGCAGCATTCCGAGCAGGCCGACGAACAGGACGTTGTGGCGATGCTGCAGCGGGGCGAGGCGGGCCTGATTGCGCAGGCCGAACGTCTTGGCATGGGGTGGACGATCCTGCGGCCAACCCTGATCTATGGGGCCGGCATCGACCGCAGCATCACCCCGATCGTGCAGCGTGCGCTGCGTCTGCGCCTGTTTCCGATACCGCTGGTGGGAGGCCTGCGTCAACCGGTGCATGCCGACGATATCGCCCGCACCGTGGTGGCCTGCATCGCCACCGGCGCAGCGTCGGCGCGGGTGCTGGAAATCGGCGGCGGCGAGCGCCTGCCGTACCACGCGATGTTCCGCCGCGTGCACGCCAGCCTGGCACAGCCAACATTGGCGCTGCCGTTGCCGGGCGGTGCACTGCGAGGCCTGGCTGCGGTGCTGCCGCGAGCGCGTGGTCCGGTGTCACGCCTGCAGCAGGATCTGATTGCGGACAACGGCCCGCTGCAGGCGCTGCTGGGCGTACATCCGCGGCCGTTCCAGCCTGACGCGGACACGTGGCGACCGATGAGCGCGGCCCAGGCCCTGCAGCGGATCGCTGCGCATCCCGGCAACGGCTAG
- a CDS encoding glycosyltransferase family 2 protein: protein MPDAPSRSAPAERIGVALCTYNGARYLQAQLDSILDQDLPVNEIMIGDDGSSDQTPQLLQAFVPRAQALGIRVEIVQHARNLGYVRNFADALMRCQADILFLCDQDDVWHPGRVRSYVERFHADQGLLLLHSDARLVDAQGAPLGQRLLEVLVVHPAEVELERSGLAIDAILLRNFITGATCALRRGLLAESLPVPPGWSHDEWLAVHASLRGGLDMLAEPTIDYRQHGNNQIGASRRGFLQRLRHLDLFDSQARQRTARRLLALADLLGQRGVVVAPERFQGLHALAWRMAWSRLQLYRRVDVPAGWIVHDAPRLIARLANVCLAGGGWKGGWAALAGAWAGWRAPRAA, encoded by the coding sequence ATGCCTGACGCGCCATCCCGATCGGCCCCTGCCGAGCGCATTGGCGTCGCGCTGTGCACCTACAACGGTGCGCGCTACCTGCAGGCCCAGCTGGACAGCATCCTCGACCAGGATCTTCCGGTGAACGAAATCATGATCGGCGATGACGGTTCCAGCGACCAGACGCCGCAGCTGCTGCAGGCCTTCGTGCCGCGCGCACAGGCGCTTGGCATCCGTGTCGAGATCGTCCAGCACGCGCGCAATCTCGGCTATGTGCGCAATTTCGCCGACGCACTGATGCGTTGCCAGGCCGACATCCTGTTCCTGTGCGACCAGGATGATGTCTGGCATCCGGGGCGTGTCCGCAGCTACGTGGAGCGCTTCCACGCCGATCAGGGCCTGTTGCTGCTGCACAGCGATGCGCGGTTGGTGGACGCGCAGGGCGCGCCGCTGGGCCAGCGGCTGCTGGAGGTACTGGTGGTCCATCCGGCTGAAGTCGAGCTGGAACGCTCGGGCCTTGCGATCGACGCGATCCTGCTGCGCAACTTCATCACCGGTGCCACCTGTGCGCTGCGCCGTGGCCTGCTGGCCGAATCGCTGCCGGTCCCGCCGGGCTGGAGCCACGACGAATGGCTGGCGGTCCACGCATCGCTGCGTGGAGGATTGGACATGCTGGCCGAACCGACCATCGACTACCGGCAGCATGGCAACAACCAGATCGGTGCCAGTCGCCGCGGTTTCCTGCAACGCCTGCGCCATCTCGATCTGTTCGATTCGCAGGCACGCCAGCGCACGGCCCGGCGCCTGCTCGCCCTGGCCGATCTGCTGGGGCAGCGTGGCGTGGTGGTGGCGCCGGAGCGCTTCCAGGGACTCCACGCGCTCGCCTGGCGCATGGCGTGGTCGCGACTGCAGCTGTATCGCCGCGTGGATGTGCCGGCAGGCTGGATCGTCCATGATGCGCCGCGGTTGATCGCACGCCTGGCCAACGTCTGCCTGGCGGGGGGCGGCTGGAAAGGGGGCTGGGCAGCGCTTGCGGGCGCCTGGGCCGGGTGGCGGGCGCCGCGCGCTGCTTGA
- a CDS encoding ATP-dependent DNA helicase: protein MSDLVHASREALSDGGALASHLDAFVPRPAQLRLTEAIADAMQQRDLLLAEAGTGTGKTFAYLVPVLLSGLRTIISTGTRALQDQLYHRDLPRVRQALGVGLRSALLKGRANYLCRYRLQQARGEPRFSSPEQAAQFQRILAWSGRSEFGDIAELEGVADDSPLLPMVTSTVDNCLGTDCPFWDDCFVVRARQRAQAADVVVVNHHLLLADLALKQDGFGELLPGAQAFVIDEAHQLPELAAQFFGEGFGMRPWQELGRDCLAEARGVGGAQSALQEPVDQLQQSLLALRLAMEGLPSRGTQWRALAMPQVRDGFDTVMAGLVTLERALQPLREAAAGLDACHARAREAVSRLSRWLGDDEPTLDFDTDPADTASAADVLWYELTPRGFRCQRTPMDVSGPLREHRERSRAAWIFTSATLTVGGGFDHIATRLGLDDPHTLVQPSPFNWPEQALCYLPEGLPDPAARGFGTALIQTLRPVLQASHGRAFLLFASHRALREAAEALRDGPWPLFVQGEAPRATLLQRFRESGNGVLLGSASFREGVDVVGEALSVVMIDKLPFAAPDDPVYEARLEAIRSQGGNPFRDEQLPQAVIALKQGVGRLIRSESDRGVLVLCDPRLLNRGYGRVFLDSLPPFRRTRSLADVQAFFTPQWAPVADDAAAPAAVATGPEPAPGATFPLF from the coding sequence ATGTCCGACCTTGTCCATGCCAGCCGCGAAGCCCTCAGCGACGGCGGCGCGCTCGCCTCGCATCTGGACGCCTTCGTCCCGCGCCCGGCCCAGCTGCGCCTGACCGAAGCCATCGCCGACGCGATGCAGCAGCGCGATCTGCTGCTGGCCGAGGCCGGTACCGGCACCGGCAAGACCTTCGCCTATCTGGTGCCGGTGCTGCTGTCCGGGTTGCGCACCATCATTTCCACCGGTACCCGCGCGCTTCAGGACCAGCTCTACCACCGTGACCTGCCGCGCGTGCGCCAGGCGCTCGGTGTCGGCCTGCGCAGTGCGCTGCTGAAGGGACGCGCGAACTACCTGTGCCGTTATCGCCTGCAGCAGGCGCGGGGCGAGCCGCGGTTCTCCAGCCCTGAACAGGCGGCGCAGTTCCAGCGCATCCTGGCCTGGTCCGGTCGTTCCGAGTTCGGTGACATCGCCGAACTGGAAGGCGTGGCCGATGATTCGCCGCTGCTGCCGATGGTCACCTCCACCGTCGACAACTGCCTGGGTACCGACTGCCCGTTCTGGGATGACTGCTTCGTGGTGCGTGCGCGGCAGCGTGCGCAGGCCGCCGATGTGGTCGTGGTCAACCATCACCTGCTGCTGGCCGATCTGGCCCTGAAGCAGGACGGTTTCGGTGAACTGCTGCCGGGGGCCCAGGCCTTCGTCATCGACGAGGCACACCAGTTGCCCGAGCTGGCCGCGCAGTTCTTCGGCGAAGGTTTCGGCATGCGCCCGTGGCAGGAACTGGGCCGCGACTGCCTGGCCGAAGCGCGTGGCGTGGGAGGCGCGCAGTCGGCGCTGCAGGAACCGGTCGATCAGTTGCAGCAGTCGCTGTTGGCGCTGCGCTTGGCGATGGAGGGACTGCCGTCGCGTGGCACGCAATGGCGCGCGCTGGCGATGCCACAGGTGCGCGACGGATTCGATACGGTGATGGCGGGGTTGGTGACCCTGGAGCGGGCACTGCAGCCGCTGCGCGAAGCGGCAGCGGGCCTGGATGCCTGCCACGCGCGCGCGCGCGAGGCTGTCTCGCGACTCAGCCGCTGGCTGGGCGATGATGAGCCCACGCTCGACTTCGATACCGATCCAGCGGACACAGCCAGTGCCGCTGATGTGCTCTGGTACGAGCTCACGCCACGTGGTTTCCGCTGCCAGCGCACGCCGATGGATGTCTCTGGCCCGTTGCGTGAGCATCGCGAGCGCAGTCGCGCGGCATGGATCTTCACCTCGGCGACACTGACCGTGGGCGGTGGCTTCGACCACATCGCCACCCGCCTGGGCCTGGACGACCCGCATACGCTGGTCCAGCCGAGTCCATTCAATTGGCCCGAGCAGGCGCTGTGCTACCTGCCCGAAGGCCTGCCCGATCCGGCCGCACGTGGCTTCGGCACTGCGCTGATCCAGACCCTGCGGCCGGTGTTGCAGGCCTCGCACGGCAGGGCATTCCTGTTGTTCGCCTCGCACCGTGCATTGCGCGAGGCCGCCGAGGCACTGCGTGATGGGCCATGGCCGTTGTTCGTGCAGGGCGAGGCGCCGCGCGCGACGCTGCTGCAGCGCTTCCGCGAATCGGGCAATGGCGTGCTGCTGGGGTCGGCCAGTTTCCGCGAGGGCGTGGACGTGGTGGGTGAGGCGCTGAGCGTGGTGATGATCGACAAACTGCCGTTCGCGGCACCGGACGATCCGGTGTACGAGGCACGGCTGGAGGCGATCCGCAGCCAAGGCGGCAATCCGTTTCGCGATGAGCAGCTGCCGCAGGCGGTGATTGCGCTGAAACAGGGCGTCGGCCGCCTGATCCGCAGCGAGAGCGACCGTGGTGTGTTGGTGTTGTGCGACCCGCGCCTGCTCAACCGTGGCTATGGTCGGGTCTTCCTCGATTCACTGCCGCCGTTCCGCCGTACCCGCAGCCTGGCCGATGTGCAGGCCTTCTTTACGCCACAATGGGCGCCCGTGGCCGATGATGCGGCTGCCCCGGCCGCTGTTGCGACCGGCCCCGAGCCGGCGCCCGGTGCCACGTTCCCCCTGTTCTGA
- a CDS encoding energy transducer TonB family protein — translation MPSAPAVLPPPPREAQRLGATIALSVLVHALLILGVGFAVKGDAPLVPTLEVIFSQTRTALTPKQADFLAAANQEGGGEHDRAQRPRDNQAGIVPQAQSGISPVPQQQQSAAPVPPPQARVVSSRNGEEVVAQAQSRPTPDQPEPDAPLSAREQRDVEMARLAAEVHLRSAQYAKRPNRKFVSASTREYAYANYLRAWVDRAEKVGNLNYPDEARQRRLGGQVVISVGVRRDGSVENSRILRSSGTPLLDEAALRVVKLAQPFPPLPKTEDEIDILQVTRTWVFLPGGTLHDDR, via the coding sequence ATGCCGTCCGCACCTGCCGTACTGCCCCCGCCGCCGCGCGAAGCGCAACGGCTGGGGGCAACCATCGCGCTGTCGGTGCTGGTCCACGCCCTGCTGATCCTGGGCGTGGGCTTCGCCGTGAAGGGCGATGCGCCGCTGGTGCCGACGCTGGAAGTGATCTTCAGCCAGACCCGCACCGCGCTGACCCCGAAACAGGCCGATTTCCTGGCTGCGGCCAACCAGGAAGGGGGTGGCGAGCACGACCGCGCGCAGCGTCCGCGCGACAACCAGGCCGGCATCGTGCCGCAGGCCCAGTCCGGAATCAGCCCGGTTCCACAGCAGCAGCAATCGGCCGCGCCGGTTCCACCGCCACAGGCACGGGTGGTCAGCAGCCGCAATGGCGAAGAGGTGGTGGCGCAGGCACAGTCCCGCCCCACGCCGGATCAGCCCGAACCGGATGCGCCGTTGAGCGCACGCGAGCAGCGCGATGTGGAGATGGCGCGGCTGGCTGCCGAAGTGCATCTGCGCTCGGCGCAGTACGCCAAGCGTCCGAACCGCAAGTTCGTGTCGGCCAGCACGCGCGAGTATGCCTACGCCAATTACCTGCGCGCCTGGGTCGACCGTGCCGAGAAGGTGGGCAACCTGAACTATCCGGACGAGGCCCGGCAGCGCCGCCTCGGCGGCCAGGTGGTGATCAGCGTGGGCGTGCGCCGCGATGGCAGCGTGGAGAACAGCCGGATCCTGCGTTCAAGCGGGACGCCGTTGCTGGATGAGGCGGCGCTGCGGGTGGTGAAGCTGGCGCAGCCGTTCCCGCCGTTGCCGAAGACCGAGGATGAGATCGACATCCTGCAGGTTACCCGTACGTGGGTGTTCCTGCCGGGCGGCACCCTGCACGACGACCGGTAG
- the tsaB gene encoding tRNA (adenosine(37)-N6)-threonylcarbamoyltransferase complex dimerization subunit type 1 TsaB produces MKLLAFETATEACSVALHVDGQVLERFEIAPRRHAELSLPWAEALLADAGISRRQLDGIALSRGPGAFTGVRLAIAIAQGIALALDRPLLPVSTLQVLALRAPAEETQILSAIDARMGELYVARFERVDGLPVARDAERVCAPAAVALPGGMSAYGVGTGFGAAEGALVAQLGNGLRGFDATALPRASDVLALAVPAFARGEAIAPEKVEPAYLRDNVALTLAEQQAAREAKAKANG; encoded by the coding sequence ATGAAACTGCTCGCCTTTGAAACCGCCACCGAAGCCTGTTCCGTTGCCCTGCATGTCGATGGGCAGGTGCTGGAACGCTTCGAGATCGCCCCGCGCCGGCATGCCGAACTGAGCCTGCCGTGGGCCGAGGCGCTGCTGGCCGACGCCGGCATCAGCCGCCGCCAGCTGGACGGCATTGCGCTCAGCCGCGGCCCCGGTGCGTTCACTGGCGTGCGCCTGGCGATCGCCATTGCCCAGGGCATCGCACTGGCTCTGGACCGCCCGCTGTTGCCGGTCTCGACGCTGCAGGTGCTGGCGCTGCGGGCACCGGCAGAAGAAACGCAGATCCTGTCGGCGATCGATGCACGGATGGGCGAGCTGTATGTCGCGCGCTTCGAGCGTGTGGACGGCCTGCCGGTGGCTCGTGATGCCGAACGCGTGTGCGCACCCGCTGCGGTTGCGCTGCCGGGAGGGATGTCGGCCTACGGTGTCGGCACCGGTTTCGGTGCAGCAGAGGGGGCACTGGTGGCCCAGCTGGGCAACGGCCTGCGCGGCTTTGATGCGACGGCGCTGCCGCGGGCATCGGATGTACTGGCACTGGCGGTGCCGGCGTTCGCTCGCGGCGAAGCCATTGCACCGGAGAAGGTCGAGCCGGCGTACCTGCGTGACAACGTGGCACTGACCCTGGCCGAGCAGCAGGCCGCGCGCGAGGCGAAGGCGAAGGCCAACGGCTGA
- the mrcB gene encoding penicillin-binding protein 1B: MPRRYDSDDIDDFDDDDQQDDSPLWRRRLITWSMAAVALGLGFLIPYTLYLNQQVTQRFGELRWQIPTRVYARPLVLTPGKAMDAATLKTELAASAYRDDGQGKEPATYAVNGGRFVISSRGYNDVDGRVAPRRLELSLADGAVASLRDADNRKALKAARLDPARIATLYGQKQEERRLIRMDEAPDLLVTGLQAVEDKDFNRHHGIDLSGIARAVWVTIRSGGQSRQGASTLTQQLARSGLLGIGKEQTVTRKFNEVLYALIMEARYDKRTIFEAYLNQVYLGQRGSQAIHGMSSGAEFWFGRDLQSLETEQIALLIGLVKGPSFYDPRRNPERALDRRNFVLGKLHEATLIDDAEYQRALKAPLGVPKTPGLVAANRFPAYVDLVRRQLGHDYPESALQGAGLSVMTGMSPSAQAYAEGAVTRTIKSLESKRRPELQAGMVLTDVHNGDVLAVIGSREVSEVGFNRAIEAQRPVGSLLKPFVYLLALAQPDRYSLASWVDDSPVTVQLGRGRNWNPGNADNRSHGTVRLIDALAHSYNQATVRVGMQVGPERVTQLIHVLAGIKAEANPAVILGSTDQSPYAMAQLYQFLASGGEIQPLHAVRGVLDPQGKLLKRYDKTPAPAQEGDSIAANLISVGLQQVVASGTAQRLNADGLGRLQPAGKTGTTNDGRDSWYAGYTGDHLAVIWIGNDQNEQAGLYGATGAMRVWSGIFQRLPSAPLRVSNKGLDWQSVAATGLNTTDEGCPGARRFPFVVGYAPAYAPCAPAVSPDGQGEAEGEGGGWRSWFGLDRKPEPPAEPAAAPAATPPPSR, from the coding sequence GTGCCCCGACGCTACGATTCCGACGACATCGACGATTTCGACGACGACGACCAGCAGGACGACAGCCCGCTGTGGCGGCGTCGCCTGATCACCTGGAGCATGGCTGCGGTCGCGTTGGGATTGGGCTTCCTGATCCCTTATACGCTGTACCTGAACCAACAGGTGACCCAGCGCTTCGGCGAACTTCGCTGGCAGATTCCGACCCGCGTGTACGCACGCCCGCTGGTGCTCACGCCGGGCAAGGCGATGGACGCGGCGACCCTGAAGACCGAGCTCGCCGCATCCGCCTACCGCGATGACGGGCAGGGCAAGGAGCCGGCCACCTATGCGGTGAACGGCGGGCGTTTCGTCATTTCCAGCCGTGGCTACAACGACGTGGATGGCCGCGTCGCACCGCGCCGGCTGGAACTGTCGCTGGCCGACGGTGCGGTCGCCTCGCTGCGTGACGCCGACAACCGCAAGGCGCTGAAGGCTGCGCGCCTGGACCCGGCACGTATTGCCACCCTGTACGGGCAGAAGCAGGAAGAACGCCGCCTGATCCGCATGGACGAGGCGCCGGACCTGCTGGTGACCGGCCTGCAGGCGGTGGAGGACAAGGACTTCAATCGTCACCACGGCATCGATCTGTCCGGCATTGCTCGCGCGGTGTGGGTGACGATCCGCTCCGGTGGCCAGAGCCGCCAGGGTGCTTCCACGTTGACCCAGCAGCTGGCCCGCAGCGGTCTGCTCGGGATCGGCAAGGAACAGACGGTCACCCGCAAGTTCAACGAAGTGCTGTACGCGCTGATCATGGAAGCGCGCTACGACAAGCGCACCATCTTCGAGGCCTATCTCAACCAGGTGTACCTGGGCCAGCGCGGCAGCCAGGCCATCCACGGCATGTCTTCCGGCGCCGAGTTCTGGTTCGGCCGTGACCTGCAGTCGCTGGAAACCGAGCAGATCGCGCTGCTGATCGGCCTGGTCAAGGGCCCGTCCTTCTACGACCCGCGGCGCAACCCGGAACGCGCGCTGGATCGCCGCAATTTCGTACTGGGCAAGCTGCACGAGGCGACGCTGATCGACGATGCCGAGTACCAGCGCGCGCTGAAGGCGCCGCTGGGCGTGCCCAAGACGCCGGGCCTGGTGGCAGCCAACCGCTTCCCGGCCTATGTGGACCTGGTTCGCCGCCAGCTCGGCCATGACTATCCGGAATCGGCGCTGCAGGGCGCCGGCCTGAGCGTGATGACCGGCATGTCGCCGTCCGCGCAGGCCTATGCCGAAGGCGCGGTGACCCGCACCATCAAGTCGCTGGAAAGCAAGCGCCGTCCCGAACTGCAGGCCGGCATGGTGCTGACCGACGTGCACAACGGTGACGTGCTGGCGGTGATCGGCAGCCGCGAGGTTTCCGAAGTCGGCTTCAACCGCGCGATCGAAGCACAGCGCCCGGTCGGCTCGCTGCTGAAGCCGTTCGTCTACCTGCTGGCGCTGGCGCAGCCGGATCGTTACTCGCTGGCCAGCTGGGTCGATGATTCACCGGTGACCGTGCAGCTCGGCCGCGGCCGCAACTGGAACCCCGGCAACGCGGACAACCGCAGCCACGGTACGGTGCGCCTGATCGATGCGTTGGCGCATTCCTACAACCAGGCCACGGTGCGCGTGGGCATGCAGGTCGGTCCCGAGCGCGTGACCCAGCTGATCCATGTGCTGGCCGGCATCAAGGCAGAGGCCAACCCTGCAGTGATCCTCGGCTCGACCGACCAGAGCCCGTACGCGATGGCGCAGCTGTACCAGTTCCTGGCGTCCGGTGGCGAGATCCAGCCGCTGCACGCGGTGCGTGGCGTGCTCGATCCGCAGGGCAAGCTGCTCAAACGTTACGACAAGACCCCGGCACCGGCGCAGGAGGGCGACTCGATTGCCGCCAACCTGATCAGTGTCGGCCTGCAGCAGGTGGTTGCCAGCGGCACCGCGCAGCGCTTGAACGCCGATGGCCTGGGCCGCCTGCAGCCCGCCGGCAAGACCGGTACCACCAACGATGGTCGCGACAGCTGGTATGCCGGTTACACGGGTGATCACCTGGCGGTGATCTGGATCGGCAACGACCAGAACGAGCAGGCCGGCCTGTACGGTGCCACCGGCGCGATGCGGGTCTGGTCGGGCATCTTCCAGCGCCTTCCCAGTGCGCCGCTGCGGGTCAGCAACAAGGGCCTGGATTGGCAGTCGGTGGCCGCCACCGGCCTCAACACGACTGATGAGGGCTGCCCGGGAGCGCGCCGCTTCCCGTTCGTGGTCGGCTATGCGCCGGCCTATGCTCCGTGTGCGCCGGCGGTGTCGCCGGACGGGCAGGGCGAGGCTGAAGGCGAGGGTGGTGGCTGGCGCAGCTGGTTCGGCCTGGACCGCAAGCCGGAACCGCCTGCCGAACCTGCTGCGGCGCCCGCCGCCACTCCTCCCCCGAGCCGATGA